CCAGGGGAAAAATCAATGCACAAAGATATctgtgtaaaaattataagaaatatattgtccttttttaagaatgaTTATGAATATTTGTGTGGCAATAAATGTTGCAGATATTTAAATAACTGGATATACTATGTATCAAAGAAACACCATTTGCGTGAATTCATTATCAGTCTTATTATATCAGAatctaaatataaatattctgGCCCTAACCCCCAAATATCATGTATTGATTATAAAtatgaggaaaaatataaggaacctgaaaaaataataaaattattaaattttcaaGATAATATTCAGATTATTTTGGAGACATTATTAGATAAAGTTGATTCAATAAGCTGTCCTgcgcaaatatatttatacgaatgtattaatatatatagagaATTGGATCAGAATTATTGTTCTAATCCGGAAGAAATGAATGGAGAGAACAAAAGCATTTGTgaaatattacataaatttaagACATCATATACGGAAAatctttataataaaaaaggaatagaAGATAAAACGCCAAATTTATCGTccattattaatataaaagacATAGTCAGTTGCCGAGAATATATAGGGAAAGCAGCATCGTTTTCTGATAAAGGTAATAATTCGGGTAGTTCTATATCATATAGTGTAACTACAGCTGTTGGAACAATGGCTTGGGCATCTTCCATATTAGCactattatataaggttacacaaaatttcatttaaacatatacaaaatattgcaTACCTATGATTATGCGATGTTATCATATTAAAttgcaataataatattatatattttaatatataaccCTGCATCCTTtaaattagtttactcctttagtttcatggataaatacaaaaatactaAGGAAGGATACATTGTTagacaatatgaaaaagaacgaaCAAGAATTTCTATCAAACAGTACACAAACTCGAGAAATAAATTCAGGTGATGCGATATAtcgcataaaatataattctgt
This genomic window from Plasmodium cynomolgi strain B DNA, scaffold: 0327, whole genome shotgun sequence contains:
- a CDS encoding hypothetical protein (putative) — encoded protein: NDYEYLCGNKCCRYLNNWIYYVSKKHHLREFIISLIISESKYKYSGPNPQISCIDYKYEEKYKEPEKIIKLLNFQDNIQIILETLLDKVDSISCPAQIYLYECINIYRELDQNYCSNPEEMNGENKSICEILHKFKTSYTENLYNKKGIEDKTPNLSSIINIKDIVSCREYIGKAASFSDKGNNSGSSISYSVTTAVGTMAWASSILALLYKVTQNFI